The proteins below come from a single Longibacter salinarum genomic window:
- a CDS encoding crotonase/enoyl-CoA hydratase family protein, protein MSVSDHVRVETRGSVYTVILDRPERRNAIDPKMAQDLAQAFRDFENDESAAVAVLYGIGGHFSAGADLKAIADGNLHPIEPDPSKDGPLGCTRMLLSKPVIAAVEGYAVAGGLELACWCDLRVVAEDATFGVFCRRVGVPLVDGGTQRLPEIVGLGRALDLILTGREVPATEAHAMGLATRVVPNGSTREEAEALALTLASMPQLCMRSDRRATYEGVGMTEKAGLAREAELGRQVLSSGEPIEAAKRYARRRRAAREHPTDEEA, encoded by the coding sequence ATGTCTGTATCGGACCATGTCCGCGTAGAAACACGAGGATCGGTGTATACCGTCATCCTCGATCGCCCGGAGCGTCGAAATGCCATCGACCCGAAGATGGCGCAAGATCTCGCGCAGGCGTTTCGTGACTTCGAAAATGACGAGTCCGCCGCCGTTGCTGTTCTCTATGGCATCGGAGGACACTTCAGCGCGGGCGCGGATCTGAAAGCGATCGCCGATGGAAACCTTCACCCAATTGAGCCGGACCCGTCGAAGGATGGGCCGCTCGGCTGCACGAGAATGCTGTTGTCGAAGCCGGTGATTGCCGCGGTCGAAGGATACGCCGTGGCCGGTGGCCTGGAGCTGGCGTGCTGGTGTGATCTGCGCGTCGTCGCCGAGGACGCTACCTTCGGCGTATTCTGCCGCCGCGTGGGGGTGCCTCTTGTGGACGGTGGAACGCAGCGATTGCCGGAGATTGTCGGACTCGGGCGCGCGCTCGATCTGATTCTGACGGGACGAGAAGTCCCTGCTACAGAGGCGCACGCGATGGGACTTGCGACGCGGGTTGTGCCCAACGGTTCGACTCGGGAGGAGGCGGAGGCGCTGGCACTCACGCTCGCATCGATGCCCCAGCTGTGTATGCGCTCGGATCGCCGGGCGACCTACGAAGGTGTGGGGATGACGGAAAAAGCGGGACTCGCGCGCGAGGCAGAACTGGGTCGCCAGGTGTTGTCATCAGGCGAGCCGATCGAGGCGGCTAAGCGCTACGCCCGTCGCCGCCGGGCCGCGAGGGAGCATCCCACGGACGAGGAGGCATAG
- a CDS encoding helix-turn-helix transcriptional regulator codes for MMFVHAFPSRLDRRSPSVRRLVVRARRSDRRDRMPVADPSVAPEIVVGRAESFVDDHLGDPDLRLRRLASAADVSVSTLGRAFKTVHDTTPWQYVLQRRVDHASELLVSTDRSLAVIALDAGFFDQPHLTRTLRSFIGKTPGQIRSKRDDLDDPTISRPV; via the coding sequence ATGATGTTTGTCCACGCCTTCCCATCGCGCCTGGACCGTCGCTCTCCGTCCGTTCGCCGACTGGTTGTTCGCGCACGTCGTTCGGATCGCCGCGATCGGATGCCCGTCGCGGATCCCTCCGTCGCGCCGGAAATTGTCGTCGGGCGAGCCGAGTCATTCGTAGACGATCACCTCGGCGACCCCGACCTGCGTCTACGCCGCCTTGCGTCAGCGGCCGACGTCAGCGTATCGACGCTGGGTCGAGCGTTCAAAACGGTGCACGATACGACGCCCTGGCAATACGTTCTTCAGCGCCGCGTCGACCATGCCAGCGAGTTGCTGGTCTCAACCGATCGTTCTCTCGCTGTCATCGCACTGGATGCCGGTTTTTTTGACCAGCCTCACCTCACACGTACGCTTCGCTCCTTCATCGGAAAGACGCCAGGACAGATCCGGAGCAAACGCGATGATCTTGACGATCCGACGATCTCTCGGCCTGTGTAG